In the genome of Bradyrhizobium sp. CIAT3101, one region contains:
- a CDS encoding flavin reductase family protein: MTDKDLYFYEPSKGHGLKHDPFNAIIAPRPIGWISSRDSKGHVNLAPYSFFNAFAYVPPIIGFSSTNWKDSVENIQQTGEFVWNLATMDLAKHMNATAAHVAPEVDEFEIAGLTAVPGRLVNVPRVGESPVAFECKVSDIVRLKGADGKEADAWLTLGEVVAVHIDKAMIKDGVYQTAAARPIVRAGRRGDYFEIKPENMFEMVRPD, encoded by the coding sequence GTGACCGACAAAGACCTGTACTTCTACGAGCCCTCCAAGGGCCACGGCCTCAAGCACGATCCCTTCAACGCCATCATCGCGCCGCGGCCGATCGGCTGGATCTCGTCGCGCGACAGCAAGGGCCACGTCAACCTCGCGCCCTACAGCTTCTTCAACGCCTTCGCTTACGTGCCGCCGATCATCGGCTTCTCCTCCACCAACTGGAAGGACTCGGTCGAGAACATCCAGCAGACCGGCGAGTTCGTCTGGAATCTCGCCACCATGGATCTCGCCAAGCACATGAACGCGACCGCGGCGCATGTTGCGCCTGAGGTCGACGAGTTCGAGATCGCGGGTCTCACCGCCGTGCCGGGCAGGCTGGTCAACGTGCCGCGGGTCGGCGAGAGCCCCGTCGCCTTCGAGTGCAAGGTGTCCGACATCGTCCGCCTCAAGGGCGCCGACGGCAAGGAGGCCGACGCCTGGCTGACGCTCGGCGAGGTCGTCGCCGTCCATATCGACAAGGCCATGATCAAGGACGGCGTCTACCAGACCGCCGCCGCCCGCCCGATCGTCCGCGCCGGCCGTCGCGGTGATTATTTCGAGATCAAGCCGGAAAACATGTTCGAGATGGTCCGGCCGGATTAA